The following proteins are co-located in the Myxococcus fulvus genome:
- the rplU gene encoding 50S ribosomal protein L21: MYAVIRTGGKQYRVAEGDVLRIEKIAGDIGAEVSFSEILLLGGTDSPKVGRPTVSGARVVGKVLAQDKHRRVLHFRKEKEGWTRRRGHRQPYTEVKVTSISG, encoded by the coding sequence ATGTACGCAGTGATTCGCACGGGCGGAAAGCAGTATCGCGTCGCCGAGGGCGATGTCCTCCGGATCGAGAAGATCGCCGGCGACATCGGAGCCGAGGTGTCCTTCTCCGAGATTCTCCTGCTGGGCGGTACGGACAGCCCGAAGGTGGGCCGGCCGACGGTCTCCGGCGCTCGCGTCGTGGGCAAGGTCCTGGCCCAGGACAAGCACCGCCGCGTCCTCCACTTCCGCAAGGAGAAGGAGGGTTGGACCCGTCGCCGTGGCCACCGTCAGCCGTACACCGAGGTGAAGGTCACCTCCATCTCCGGCTAG
- a CDS encoding LolA family protein has protein sequence MFLETLLATLLSAQAVPQSSAPAPAATVAQGAPAGAGKPLVTPSEAAKTPAPSGVNPAAPAQAPGKPATTPAPAAETKPAAKPMTPEVKTLVDRMQAFYEKTGDFRASFKQDYKYKTFRRTQSSEGVVTYKKPGLMRWEYQTPSARTFVLAGNKVYAYDPAAQSLTVASVDTSQLSASVTFLFGQGRLADEFAITKGACKDCKGTLLVLNPLKEEPRFKQVRLEVDPASAQVLKSTVVDPDGSENTISFVNLKTNVGLAADSFKLDVPDDTRVDDFTKQKKQ, from the coding sequence ATGTTCCTGGAAACCCTGCTCGCCACGCTCCTGTCCGCGCAAGCCGTGCCGCAGTCCTCCGCTCCCGCCCCGGCCGCCACGGTGGCCCAGGGAGCCCCGGCGGGCGCTGGAAAGCCCCTGGTGACCCCGTCCGAGGCGGCGAAGACTCCGGCGCCCTCCGGCGTGAATCCGGCCGCTCCCGCGCAGGCGCCGGGCAAGCCGGCCACGACGCCCGCGCCGGCCGCCGAGACGAAGCCCGCGGCCAAGCCGATGACGCCCGAGGTGAAGACGCTCGTCGACCGGATGCAGGCGTTCTACGAGAAGACGGGCGACTTCCGGGCGAGCTTCAAGCAGGACTACAAGTACAAGACCTTCCGCCGGACGCAGTCGTCCGAGGGCGTGGTCACGTACAAGAAGCCGGGGCTGATGCGGTGGGAGTACCAGACGCCCTCCGCGCGCACCTTCGTGCTGGCTGGCAACAAGGTCTACGCGTACGACCCCGCGGCCCAGTCGCTCACGGTGGCCAGCGTGGACACCAGCCAACTGTCCGCGTCGGTGACATTCCTCTTCGGCCAGGGGCGGCTCGCGGACGAGTTCGCCATCACCAAGGGGGCCTGCAAGGACTGCAAGGGCACGCTCTTGGTGTTGAACCCGCTGAAGGAGGAGCCGCGCTTCAAGCAGGTCCGGCTGGAGGTGGACCCGGCGTCGGCCCAGGTGCTGAAGAGCACGGTGGTGGACCCGGATGGCAGCGAGAACACCATCTCCTTCGTGAACCTGAAGACGAACGTGGGCCTGGCCGCGGACAGCTTCAAGCTGGATGTCCCGGACGACACGCGCGTGGATGACTTCACCAAGCAGAAGAAGCAGTAA
- the rimO gene encoding 30S ribosomal protein S12 methylthiotransferase RimO has product MTLGCPKNRVDSEVMLGTLKHRGYTLVQEASEAQVIVVNTCAFIGPAKQESVDSILEMAELKKSGSCSTLVVTGCLSQRYGEELAKEMPEVDHFLGTSAYAQIGDLLAAEASPRQVIPDPDYIHDADTPRINSMPKYTAYLKVSEGCDNACAFCIIPTLRGGQRSRTIEDIVIEAQRLADSGVQELNLVAQDLTAFGHDLPGRPKLHDLLKALVKVDVRWIRLHYAYPRVFPDELIEVMAAEPKIARYLDMPVQHVSDKLLLSMKRGRNSEFLKGLLTKLRERVPGLVMRTSLIVGLPGETEEDFEMLKEFVKTQRFERLGVFQYSDEEGTAAFDLPDKVPQKIIERRWREVMAIQKRINREQNKKLVGKRLEVLVEGPAPETEHLLVGRHQGQAPEIDGLVYINDGLAYPGELVTVEVTEAHDYDLVARVVERPDPKQRQHVARDAHPAPVPVVPAPRPVTRLE; this is encoded by the coding sequence ATGACCCTCGGCTGCCCGAAGAACCGGGTGGACTCCGAGGTGATGCTCGGCACGCTGAAGCACCGCGGCTACACGCTGGTGCAGGAGGCCTCCGAGGCGCAGGTCATCGTCGTCAACACGTGCGCCTTCATCGGTCCGGCCAAGCAGGAGTCGGTGGACTCCATCCTGGAGATGGCCGAGCTGAAGAAGTCGGGGAGCTGCAGCACGCTGGTGGTGACGGGCTGTCTGTCCCAGCGCTACGGCGAGGAGCTGGCGAAGGAGATGCCGGAGGTGGACCACTTCCTGGGCACCAGCGCGTACGCCCAGATTGGCGACCTGCTGGCGGCCGAGGCGTCACCGCGTCAGGTGATTCCGGACCCCGACTACATCCACGACGCCGACACGCCGCGCATCAACTCGATGCCGAAGTACACGGCGTACCTCAAGGTGTCCGAGGGCTGTGACAACGCCTGCGCGTTCTGCATCATCCCCACGCTGCGCGGCGGGCAGCGCTCGCGGACCATCGAGGACATCGTCATCGAGGCGCAGCGGCTGGCGGACAGCGGCGTGCAGGAGCTGAACCTGGTCGCGCAGGACCTGACCGCGTTCGGGCATGATTTGCCTGGCCGCCCGAAGCTGCATGACCTGCTCAAGGCGCTGGTGAAGGTGGACGTGCGGTGGATCCGCCTGCACTACGCCTACCCGCGCGTGTTCCCGGACGAGCTCATCGAGGTGATGGCGGCGGAGCCGAAGATTGCCCGCTACCTGGACATGCCGGTGCAGCACGTCAGCGACAAGCTGCTCCTGTCGATGAAGCGTGGCCGCAACTCGGAGTTCCTCAAGGGGCTGCTCACCAAGCTGCGTGAGCGCGTGCCGGGGCTGGTGATGCGCACGTCGCTCATCGTGGGCCTGCCGGGCGAGACGGAGGAGGACTTCGAGATGTTGAAGGAGTTCGTGAAGACGCAGCGCTTCGAGCGCCTGGGCGTCTTCCAGTACTCCGACGAGGAGGGCACGGCGGCGTTCGACCTGCCGGACAAGGTGCCGCAGAAGATCATCGAGCGCCGGTGGCGCGAGGTGATGGCCATCCAGAAGCGCATCAACCGCGAGCAGAACAAGAAGCTCGTGGGCAAGCGGCTGGAGGTCCTGGTGGAGGGCCCGGCGCCGGAGACGGAGCACCTGCTGGTGGGTCGTCACCAGGGGCAGGCGCCGGAGATCGACGGTCTGGTCTACATCAACGACGGCCTGGCGTATCCGGGTGAGCTCGTCACCGTGGAGGTGACGGAGGCGCACGACTACGACCTGGTGGCGCGCGTGGTGGAGCGGCCGGACCCGAAGCAGCGTCAGCACGTGGCGCGTGACGCGCACCCGGCCCCCGTGCCGGTGGTGCCCGCGCCCCGGCCGGTGACGCGGCTGGAGTAG
- a CDS encoding serine/threonine-protein kinase, with translation MAQESSADACEACGHRHGSASSCSTLVRAEGESVPSRPRCVPVEVDPLVGTKLGSFRLVRRLGRGGMGAVYLGEHVSIGSRVAVKVLHEHLATYPELVQRFHAEARAVNVIGHENIVSIFDLNAGPPRPYLIMEYLDGAPLSAWVGSPLPAPAVVSVLSQVCDALQAAHLSGIVHRDLKPDNVFLVRRGRGTPFVKVLDFGIAKLADANMPQTHAGIIVGTPEYMAPEQSLSRRVDGRADLYALGVIAYQLVTGRLPFEDEGLTAQLVAHQMRAPPPPRSVHAAVPVSLERVILRALAKTPEERYATAAILRAALEGALAEELHVRSRQVRPVEPAVRARSVPAPVAGPGPVAGEGRNALPVPVMLETDLPEPVSNGSVAPRQARPVEGVKPPGARPVEGARSEEARPSPPGLVHTAGEVSTSGGPRPSPRAQVSQPVDARVASAGARPSPSVPAHSPMGAMPPGSRPSPPVPVQSPMGATPPGPRPSPPVPVQSPMGATPPGPRPSPPVPVQSSLGAMPLGARPSPSVPVQSSLGAMPSGSRPSPVQSPIGAMPPGAGAGRPAPMQARPSVEARPEEARRPSPSPAGQARPSIDEKSAEPRSPAPSQEGHARPSVDEKPAEARRPSPLPHGQARPAIDAKPAAEARRPSPPGMARPRTDEMPAEARRPSSPGSPPRVSDVPLTGRPSSDSRDAPMPATPNHSAPAAPLSSGRSMPPVPTPKGVASEDSVAPWSPVANLASRNWGAAVQNASGASPPVLHPAVDGAHPSSPSEVSQAARPRTVELPVRVVLRPGETPVWLTASDLSRGGLFLRSDGLLPPLFARLPLVLELESGPQSVVCEVVRHVPAEQAQVWGMPTGFGVQFVEATLALKSSVDALLRAGPGRRVAPPASSPTDDKEAAHVLEAYRARLTGDHYAVLAVPPDLDMGSLRRCTREARGTLESLRQRPLSSSQSLLLDSVLTRLHEAGEVLGTVTQRALYDAWRGNHRGVARCLEAGLTSEQLESLRREFLTRRPQSAGMARVHYLSGSALEREGQLARALETYERGLALDPLESSLHHRYRSVRRALDARGTAAEPSNERARSP, from the coding sequence ATGGCCCAGGAGAGCAGCGCTGATGCGTGCGAGGCGTGCGGCCACCGACATGGGTCGGCGTCGTCATGCTCGACGCTGGTCCGAGCCGAAGGCGAGAGCGTGCCCTCCCGGCCCCGCTGCGTGCCGGTGGAGGTGGACCCGCTGGTGGGCACGAAGCTGGGGAGCTTCCGGTTGGTGCGTCGGCTGGGCCGCGGGGGCATGGGCGCGGTGTACCTGGGCGAGCACGTGTCCATCGGCAGCCGGGTGGCGGTGAAGGTGCTGCACGAGCACCTGGCGACGTATCCGGAGTTGGTGCAGCGCTTCCACGCGGAGGCTCGGGCCGTGAATGTCATCGGCCACGAGAACATCGTCAGCATCTTCGACCTGAACGCGGGGCCGCCCAGGCCGTACCTCATCATGGAGTATCTGGATGGGGCGCCCTTGTCCGCGTGGGTCGGCTCGCCGCTGCCAGCGCCCGCGGTGGTGTCGGTGCTCTCGCAGGTGTGCGACGCGCTCCAGGCCGCGCACCTGAGCGGCATCGTCCATCGCGACCTGAAGCCGGACAATGTCTTCCTGGTGCGGCGCGGGCGGGGCACGCCGTTCGTGAAGGTGCTCGACTTCGGCATCGCGAAGCTGGCGGACGCGAACATGCCGCAGACCCACGCGGGCATCATCGTGGGCACGCCCGAGTACATGGCGCCCGAGCAGTCCCTGAGCCGACGGGTGGACGGTCGCGCGGACCTGTATGCGCTGGGGGTGATTGCGTATCAGCTGGTGACGGGGCGGCTGCCGTTCGAGGACGAGGGGCTGACGGCGCAGTTGGTGGCGCATCAGATGCGGGCGCCGCCGCCGCCCCGGTCCGTGCACGCGGCCGTGCCCGTGTCGTTGGAGCGGGTCATCCTCCGCGCGCTCGCGAAGACACCGGAGGAGCGGTACGCGACGGCGGCCATCCTTCGCGCGGCGCTGGAGGGGGCGCTGGCCGAGGAACTCCATGTCCGGTCGCGGCAGGTCCGTCCCGTGGAGCCCGCTGTTCGAGCCCGGAGTGTTCCCGCACCCGTGGCGGGTCCGGGGCCCGTGGCGGGCGAGGGGAGGAACGCGCTTCCCGTGCCGGTGATGCTGGAGACGGACCTGCCCGAGCCCGTGTCGAACGGAAGTGTGGCGCCGCGACAGGCCCGGCCCGTGGAGGGCGTGAAGCCGCCTGGGGCCCGGCCCGTGGAGGGGGCACGGTCCGAGGAGGCTCGTCCCTCGCCGCCGGGACTCGTGCACACGGCGGGCGAGGTGTCGACGTCGGGAGGCCCACGTCCGTCGCCTCGCGCTCAGGTGTCGCAGCCTGTGGATGCGAGGGTGGCGAGTGCGGGCGCACGTCCGTCTCCGTCGGTGCCCGCTCACTCGCCGATGGGAGCGATGCCACCGGGGTCGCGGCCGTCTCCGCCCGTGCCCGTTCAATCGCCGATGGGAGCGACGCCACCGGGGCCGCGTCCATCTCCGCCCGTGCCGGTTCAATCACCGATGGGAGCGACGCCACCGGGGCCGCGTCCATCTCCCCCCGTGCCCGTTCAATCGTCGCTGGGGGCCATGCCACTGGGGGCGCGTCCGTCGCCGTCCGTGCCCGTTCAATCATCGCTGGGAGCGATGCCATCGGGGTCGCGTCCGTCGCCGGTTCAGTCTCCGATAGGAGCGATGCCTCCAGGGGCTGGGGCCGGACGTCCTGCGCCGATGCAGGCTCGACCGTCCGTCGAGGCGCGACCGGAGGAGGCTCGACGTCCTTCGCCGTCTCCGGCGGGACAGGCTCGACCGTCCATCGATGAGAAGTCTGCGGAGCCTCGAAGCCCCGCTCCGTCGCAGGAGGGGCACGCTCGACCGTCCGTCGATGAGAAGCCAGCGGAGGCGCGTCGACCTTCGCCATTGCCTCACGGACAGGCTCGACCGGCCATCGACGCGAAGCCGGCGGCGGAGGCTCGTCGTCCTTCCCCGCCAGGGATGGCTCGTCCACGCACCGACGAGATGCCGGCGGAGGCTCGTCGACCGTCGTCCCCGGGCAGCCCACCCCGGGTGTCCGATGTCCCGCTCACCGGGCGCCCGTCATCCGACAGCCGCGATGCTCCGATGCCCGCCACACCGAACCACAGCGCGCCGGCTGCTCCGCTGTCGTCCGGACGGAGCATGCCTCCCGTCCCCACGCCGAAGGGTGTCGCATCGGAGGACTCCGTCGCGCCCTGGTCCCCGGTTGCGAACCTCGCATCCCGGAACTGGGGGGCCGCCGTCCAGAACGCCTCGGGCGCTTCACCTCCGGTCCTCCACCCCGCCGTCGACGGAGCCCATCCCAGCAGCCCCAGCGAAGTCTCGCAGGCCGCCCGGCCGCGCACGGTGGAGCTCCCCGTTCGCGTCGTGCTGCGCCCGGGCGAGACGCCGGTCTGGCTGACCGCGTCCGACCTGTCTCGCGGTGGATTGTTCCTGCGCAGCGACGGCCTGCTGCCACCGCTGTTCGCGCGACTGCCGCTCGTGCTGGAGCTGGAGTCAGGCCCGCAGTCCGTCGTCTGCGAGGTGGTGCGCCACGTGCCCGCGGAGCAGGCCCAGGTCTGGGGGATGCCCACCGGCTTCGGCGTCCAGTTCGTCGAGGCCACCCTGGCCCTCAAGTCCTCCGTGGACGCGCTCCTGCGCGCGGGTCCTGGCAGACGGGTGGCACCGCCCGCCTCCTCGCCCACGGATGACAAGGAGGCCGCCCACGTGCTGGAGGCCTACCGGGCCCGCTTGACGGGGGACCACTACGCCGTGCTGGCCGTCCCCCCCGACCTGGACATGGGCTCCCTGCGCCGATGCACCCGCGAGGCCCGGGGCACCCTGGAGTCACTGCGACAGCGCCCCCTGTCCTCCTCGCAGTCCCTGCTGCTCGACTCGGTGCTCACCCGGCTGCACGAAGCGGGGGAGGTGCTGGGCACCGTGACGCAGCGGGCGCTGTACGACGCCTGGCGGGGCAACCACCGGGGCGTCGCGCGCTGCCTGGAGGCAGGGCTCACGTCCGAGCAGCTCGAGTCCCTCCGCCGCGAGTTCCTCACCCGGCGGCCCCAGTCCGCGGGCATGGCGCGCGTGCACTACCTGTCCGGCTCCGCCCTGGAGCGCGAGGGCCAGCTCGCCCGCGCCCTGGAGACCTATGAGCGGGGCCTCGCCCTGGACCCCCTGGAGTCGAGCCTCCACCACCGCTACCGCAGCGTCCGTCGCGCGCTGGACGCCCGGGGCACCGCCGCCGAGCCCTCGAACGAGAGGGCCCGGTCTCCCTGA
- the obgE gene encoding GTPase ObgE, with translation MKFVDEVRIFVKAGDGGNGCVSFRREKFIERGGPNGGDGGNGGSVIFVADPQLTTLLDYRYQQHHRAKSGEHGMGNDCNGRAAEDMILKVPVGTLVKDHATEELLVDLSQPGQVWEAAKGGRGGLGNMNFATSTRQTPRFAQDGTKGEEFTLRLELKLLADVGLLGFPNAGKSTFISRVSRARPKIADYPFTTLAPNLGMVQYKDHLSFVMADIPGIIEGASEGVGLGHQFLRHVERCKVLIHLIDMGAEGEGREPLHDFDVLNRELEKYSEELSGRPQVVAANKQDLPDAQERLGPFTEALRERGIRVFPVSCATGEGMQALMDAVAEVLFTGRTDKIHVEAPPRAKGAKKSGASVAKATIAAVREAFSGDESRSTKKAAAKGAKAPAKKAASAKKKPATKSAKAPAKKAVSAKKKPATKSVKAPVRKPAAKSTKAAAKKAPAKKSAAKKAPAKKPAGKKAPAKKSGGRR, from the coding sequence ATGAAGTTCGTCGACGAGGTCCGCATCTTCGTGAAGGCGGGCGATGGCGGTAACGGCTGTGTGTCCTTCCGCCGTGAGAAGTTCATCGAGCGCGGGGGTCCCAACGGCGGTGACGGCGGCAACGGTGGCTCCGTCATCTTCGTGGCGGATCCGCAGCTGACCACGCTGCTCGACTACCGCTACCAGCAGCACCACCGCGCGAAGAGCGGCGAGCACGGCATGGGCAACGACTGTAACGGTCGTGCCGCGGAGGACATGATCCTCAAGGTGCCGGTGGGCACGCTGGTGAAGGACCACGCCACGGAGGAGCTGCTGGTGGACCTGAGCCAGCCGGGGCAGGTCTGGGAGGCGGCGAAGGGCGGGCGGGGCGGCCTGGGCAACATGAACTTCGCGACCTCGACGCGGCAGACGCCGCGCTTCGCCCAGGACGGGACGAAGGGCGAGGAGTTCACGCTGCGGCTGGAGCTGAAGCTGCTGGCGGACGTGGGCCTGCTGGGCTTCCCCAACGCGGGCAAGAGCACGTTCATCTCGCGGGTGAGCCGGGCTCGGCCGAAGATCGCCGACTACCCGTTCACCACGCTGGCCCCCAACCTGGGCATGGTCCAGTACAAGGACCACCTGTCGTTCGTGATGGCGGACATCCCCGGCATCATCGAGGGCGCCAGCGAGGGCGTGGGCCTGGGACACCAGTTCCTGCGGCACGTGGAGCGGTGCAAGGTGTTGATCCACCTCATCGACATGGGCGCGGAGGGTGAGGGGCGCGAGCCGCTGCACGACTTCGACGTGCTCAACCGGGAGCTGGAGAAGTACAGCGAGGAGCTGTCGGGGCGGCCCCAGGTCGTCGCGGCGAACAAGCAGGACCTGCCGGACGCGCAGGAGCGGCTGGGGCCCTTCACCGAGGCCCTGCGTGAGCGCGGCATCCGCGTGTTCCCGGTGTCGTGCGCCACGGGTGAGGGGATGCAGGCGCTGATGGACGCGGTGGCGGAGGTGCTGTTCACCGGTCGCACCGACAAGATCCATGTGGAGGCGCCGCCTCGGGCCAAGGGCGCGAAGAAGTCCGGGGCCTCCGTGGCCAAGGCGACCATCGCGGCGGTGCGCGAGGCGTTCTCGGGCGACGAGTCCCGGAGCACGAAGAAGGCCGCGGCGAAGGGCGCGAAGGCTCCGGCGAAGAAGGCCGCCAGCGCGAAGAAGAAGCCGGCCACGAAGAGCGCGAAGGCTCCGGCGAAGAAGGCCGTCAGCGCGAAGAAGAAGCCGGCCACGAAGAGCGTGAAGGCTCCGGTGCGGAAGCCCGCGGCGAAGAGCACGAAGGCCGCAGCGAAGAAGGCCCCGGCGAAGAAGTCGGCCGCGAAGAAGGCTCCGGCGAAGAAGCCGGCCGGCAAGAAGGCTCCGGCGAAGAAGTCGGGCGGGAGGCGCTGA
- a CDS encoding ribonuclease J, whose amino-acid sequence MLQVIPLGGLGEIGLNSLVIACNGEMLLIDAGLMFPSEGMPGVDIIIPDFTHLKQNAACLKGVVLTHGHEDHLGALPYLLGEVNVPVYGTRFTLAMARHRLNELGVEADLREIEPREPFNVGTMFKVEASRVTHTVPDAVGFIIRTPEGTFIHTGDFKLDPDPIDGLRTDLERWGEAGEEGVLCLLSDSTNSELTEETGSERVVEQTFERLFQGATGRIVVALFSSNLHRVRHLLALAEKLGRKVALQGRSMQRNVEMARQLGYLDVPDSLFVHLDTVPLLPAQRVLVLTTGAQGEPRAGLSQLASGDGPLKVGPGDLVVLSSRPIPGNERGVGALIDQLHWRGAKVVYAQVEPGVHVSGHASRPQQQRVLELVRPSHFIPVHGEGRHLHRHLATAREAGLEPAQCLLAQDGDVVGFEEGRGRFTGSVPSGRIFKDRFGGGMVTSDTLHERVRLSETGLVAAVVVLQRGTQHLVGGPQLSGQGLSLDEQVLLPRVAQEARALFEELSVQLRGDDALVREELTRVVRRAFRLYSSKRPLVVPMVVRV is encoded by the coding sequence ATGCTTCAAGTCATTCCCCTGGGCGGCCTGGGCGAAATCGGCCTCAACTCCCTGGTCATCGCCTGCAACGGGGAGATGCTGCTCATCGACGCGGGCCTGATGTTCCCCTCCGAGGGGATGCCCGGCGTCGACATCATCATCCCGGACTTCACCCACCTGAAGCAGAACGCCGCCTGCCTCAAGGGCGTGGTGCTCACGCACGGCCACGAGGACCACCTGGGCGCGCTGCCCTACCTGCTGGGCGAGGTGAACGTGCCCGTGTACGGCACGCGCTTCACGCTGGCCATGGCGCGCCACCGGCTGAACGAGCTGGGCGTGGAGGCGGACCTGCGCGAAATCGAGCCGCGCGAGCCGTTCAACGTCGGCACCATGTTCAAGGTGGAGGCCAGCCGCGTCACGCACACCGTGCCGGACGCGGTGGGCTTCATCATCCGCACGCCCGAAGGCACCTTCATCCACACCGGCGACTTCAAGCTGGACCCGGACCCCATCGACGGGCTGCGCACGGATTTGGAGCGCTGGGGCGAGGCCGGCGAGGAGGGCGTGCTGTGCCTCTTGTCGGACTCCACCAACTCCGAGCTCACGGAGGAGACCGGCAGCGAGCGCGTGGTGGAGCAGACCTTCGAGCGCCTGTTCCAGGGCGCCACCGGCCGCATCGTCGTGGCCCTGTTCTCCTCCAACCTGCACCGCGTGCGGCACCTCCTGGCGCTCGCCGAGAAGCTGGGACGCAAGGTGGCCCTGCAGGGCCGCAGCATGCAGCGCAACGTGGAGATGGCGCGGCAGCTGGGCTACCTGGACGTGCCCGACTCGCTCTTCGTCCACCTGGACACGGTGCCGCTGCTCCCCGCGCAGCGCGTGCTCGTGCTCACCACCGGCGCGCAGGGAGAGCCGCGCGCGGGCCTGTCGCAGCTCGCCTCCGGTGACGGTCCGCTGAAGGTGGGCCCCGGAGACCTGGTGGTCCTCAGCTCCCGCCCCATCCCGGGCAACGAGCGCGGCGTGGGGGCGTTGATCGACCAGCTGCACTGGCGGGGCGCGAAGGTCGTGTACGCCCAGGTGGAGCCCGGCGTCCACGTGTCCGGCCACGCCAGCCGTCCCCAGCAGCAGCGCGTGCTGGAGCTGGTGCGCCCCAGCCACTTCATCCCCGTCCACGGCGAGGGCCGCCACCTGCACCGACATCTGGCCACCGCCCGCGAGGCCGGCCTGGAGCCCGCGCAGTGCCTCCTGGCCCAGGACGGCGACGTCGTGGGCTTCGAGGAGGGCCGGGGCCGGTTCACCGGGAGCGTGCCCTCCGGCCGCATCTTCAAGGACCGCTTCGGAGGCGGCATGGTGACGTCGGACACACTCCACGAGCGGGTCCGCCTGTCGGAGACGGGGCTGGTGGCCGCGGTCGTCGTCCTCCAGCGGGGCACCCAGCATCTGGTGGGCGGCCCCCAGCTGTCCGGCCAGGGGTTGTCACTGGATGAACAGGTGCTGCTGCCCCGGGTGGCCCAGGAGGCCCGGGCGCTCTTCGAGGAGCTGTCCGTCCAGCTGCGGGGCGACGACGCCCTGGTGCGAGAAGAGCTCACCCGGGTGGTGCGCCGTGCGTTCCGGCTGTACAGCTCCAAGCGCCCCCTGGTGGTGCCCATGGTCGTCAGGGTGTAG
- a CDS encoding YajQ family cyclic di-GMP-binding protein, translating to MPSFDVVSKIDIAELDNAVNQTKKELSTRYDFQGAQADVVIAPDNTAITVKANSEDHVKAAKVVLLAKLAKRNISLNALDYGDIEKTGLHNVKQVIKLQQGIPVEKSKELVKLLKDSKMKVQGSIQADQLRVTGKNRDDLQAAIALFRKEQDRLKLDMQFTNFRD from the coding sequence ATGCCCTCGTTCGACGTCGTCTCGAAAATCGACATCGCCGAGCTCGACAACGCGGTCAACCAGACCAAGAAGGAGCTCAGCACCCGCTATGACTTCCAGGGTGCGCAGGCGGACGTAGTCATCGCCCCGGACAACACGGCCATCACGGTGAAGGCCAACAGCGAGGACCACGTCAAGGCCGCCAAGGTCGTCCTGCTGGCGAAGCTGGCCAAGCGCAACATCAGCTTGAACGCGCTCGACTACGGCGACATCGAGAAGACGGGCCTGCACAACGTGAAGCAGGTCATCAAGCTCCAGCAGGGCATCCCGGTGGAGAAGTCCAAGGAGCTGGTGAAGCTCCTCAAGGATTCGAAGATGAAGGTGCAGGGCTCCATCCAGGCCGACCAGCTGCGAGTCACCGGGAAGAACCGGGACGACCTCCAGGCCGCCATCGCCCTGTTCCGCAAGGAGCAGGACCGACTGAAGCTGGACATGCAGTTCACCAACTTCCGCGATTGA
- a CDS encoding TrmH family RNA methyltransferase has protein sequence MSGGGPRYERFEKDKLEPEQFLLDVRKEKIDRVVSQRTRNFTVVLDRLEDSFNMAAVLRTCESMGVQEVHVVINPEAPFLPNSRVAQGCDKWLDVKLYKSFAECREHLKSRGFQLYASAIREGATSLYSLRFDQKVAIVLGNERYGVSDDVLNAVDGTFWVPMKGFSQSLNISAAASACVSRAIAWRDEHLEGGSGDLPPEEAQALRERFYVLAIKQRKRLFKKQP, from the coding sequence ATGTCCGGTGGTGGCCCTCGCTACGAGCGCTTCGAGAAGGACAAGCTGGAGCCCGAGCAGTTCCTCCTCGACGTGCGCAAGGAGAAGATCGACCGCGTCGTCAGTCAGCGCACGCGCAACTTCACGGTGGTCCTGGACCGGCTGGAGGACAGCTTCAACATGGCCGCGGTGCTGCGCACCTGCGAGTCCATGGGCGTCCAGGAGGTGCACGTCGTCATCAACCCCGAAGCCCCCTTCCTGCCGAACTCGAGGGTGGCCCAGGGCTGTGACAAGTGGCTGGACGTGAAGCTGTACAAGTCCTTCGCCGAGTGTCGCGAGCACCTGAAGTCGCGGGGCTTCCAACTGTACGCCTCGGCCATCCGCGAGGGCGCCACCAGCCTCTACTCGCTGCGCTTCGACCAGAAGGTGGCCATCGTCCTCGGCAACGAGCGCTACGGTGTCAGTGACGACGTGCTCAACGCCGTGGACGGCACCTTCTGGGTTCCGATGAAGGGCTTCAGTCAGAGCCTCAACATCTCCGCGGCCGCCTCGGCGTGTGTCAGCCGGGCGATTGCCTGGCGGGACGAGCACCTGGAAGGCGGCTCGGGGGACCTGCCGCCCGAGGAGGCGCAGGCCCTGCGCGAGCGCTTCTACGTGCTGGCCATCAAACAGAGGAAGCGGCTCTTCAAGAAGCAGCCATGA
- the rpmA gene encoding 50S ribosomal protein L27: MAHKKGQGSSRNGRDSNPQYRGVKVYGGQEVSAGSILVRQVGTVIHAGANVKLGRDYTLYSVVDGVVKYERLGRDRKKVSVYPAAEQPSA, from the coding sequence ATGGCCCATAAAAAAGGTCAGGGTTCTTCGCGCAACGGTCGCGATTCCAATCCGCAGTACCGCGGCGTGAAGGTGTACGGAGGCCAGGAGGTCTCGGCCGGCAGCATCCTGGTTCGCCAGGTCGGCACCGTCATCCACGCTGGCGCGAACGTGAAGCTCGGTCGCGACTACACCCTCTACTCGGTGGTGGACGGCGTGGTGAAGTACGAGCGCCTGGGCCGCGACCGCAAGAAGGTCTCGGTCTACCCGGCCGCTGAGCAGCCCAGCGCCTGA